From a single Streptomyces sp. 1331.2 genomic region:
- a CDS encoding phage tail tube protein, translated as MATTARPIDARGWIFEAQDITAATETWLRIGMLTSFTHNPGENEETEETTSFDDEGYYNQDVMQRGATIELESKFAADKTGVQDPGQHYIDAVWANRLGVDSHNPVRWRHRTQTTWVVWDATVTPGEQGGGVNEKTSWSATITRCGKPTTAAVSGGGS; from the coding sequence GTGGCCACCACTGCCCGCCCCATCGACGCACGAGGCTGGATCTTCGAGGCGCAGGACATCACTGCTGCCACCGAGACGTGGCTGCGCATCGGCATGTTGACCTCGTTCACCCACAACCCCGGTGAGAACGAGGAGACCGAAGAGACGACCTCGTTCGACGATGAGGGCTACTACAACCAGGACGTCATGCAGCGCGGCGCGACGATCGAGCTTGAGAGCAAGTTCGCCGCCGACAAGACCGGCGTACAGGACCCCGGGCAGCACTACATCGACGCGGTGTGGGCGAACCGGCTCGGCGTCGACTCGCACAACCCCGTGCGCTGGCGCCACCGGACACAGACGACATGGGTTGTGTGGGATGCCACTGTGACCCCCGGCGAGCAGGGCGGCGGCGTCAACGAGAAGACGAGTTGGTCGGCGACCATCACCCGGTGCGGCAAGCCCACCACGGCAGCCGTGAGCGGGGGTGGCTCGTGA
- a CDS encoding Rmf/CrpP fold protein, translating to MRAVTAGRDAARAGQPVTVCPHPRESLLRLAWVRGYAAVRSFVDSGSGTVHK from the coding sequence GTGCGTGCAGTGACCGCCGGCCGCGACGCCGCCCGGGCCGGCCAACCGGTCACCGTGTGCCCGCACCCACGCGAGTCCCTGCTGCGGCTGGCGTGGGTCCGCGGCTATGCCGCCGTCCGCTCCTTTGTCGACAGCGGCAGCGGCACGGTGCACAAGTGA
- a CDS encoding PBSX family phage terminase large subunit codes for MLSTLPLSGKQLRSIARAQARINIWHGAVRSGKTVASLLAFLLAVAEAPPSGLIIVCGRSLQTIERNVLEPLTDAALFGPVAAQIRHTRGATTATVLGRTVHLIGAADARAEGRLRGLTAALAYVDEATLLPEPFWVQLLARLSVPGARLLATTNPDSPAHWLKVGYLDRAAELDLRSWHFKLADNPSLSPAYVASLSAEYVGLWRRRMIDGAWVVAEGSIYDMFEEQLHVVDELPTMSRYWVGIDYGTTNPLSAILLGLGDDGLLYACAEWRYDSRARRRQMTDAQYSAALQGWLGGLGVEPEWTFLDPSAASMMAQLWEDGHPGVTRAKNEVLDGIRSVATAFGAGLLRVHRSCTGLLGELPDYVWDAAAAAAGEDRPLKRGDHSVDALRYAVHSTAHEWRHLLPRPGVTTDAAA; via the coding sequence GTGCTCTCCACCCTCCCCCTGTCCGGCAAGCAGCTGCGCAGCATCGCCCGCGCGCAGGCCCGCATCAACATCTGGCACGGCGCCGTGCGCAGCGGAAAGACTGTCGCAAGCCTGCTCGCCTTCCTGCTGGCCGTTGCTGAGGCGCCGCCGTCCGGCCTGATCATCGTCTGCGGCAGGTCGCTGCAGACGATCGAGCGCAACGTGCTCGAACCCCTGACCGATGCCGCCCTGTTCGGTCCGGTCGCGGCTCAGATCCGGCACACCCGCGGCGCCACCACGGCGACCGTGCTCGGCCGCACCGTCCACCTGATCGGCGCGGCGGACGCCCGGGCCGAGGGCCGCCTGCGAGGTCTGACAGCCGCGTTGGCGTACGTGGACGAGGCAACGCTGCTGCCCGAACCGTTCTGGGTGCAGCTTCTCGCCCGACTCAGCGTCCCCGGGGCACGCCTGCTGGCGACCACGAACCCCGACTCGCCGGCCCACTGGCTCAAGGTCGGTTACCTCGACCGCGCCGCCGAACTTGATCTGCGTTCCTGGCACTTCAAGCTCGCCGACAACCCGAGCTTGTCGCCGGCCTACGTCGCGTCCCTGTCGGCCGAGTACGTCGGGCTGTGGCGCCGGCGGATGATCGACGGCGCGTGGGTCGTGGCCGAGGGCTCGATCTACGACATGTTCGAAGAGCAGCTGCACGTCGTCGACGAGCTGCCGACCATGTCGCGCTACTGGGTGGGCATCGACTACGGCACCACGAACCCGCTGTCGGCGATCCTGCTCGGGCTGGGCGACGACGGCCTGCTCTACGCCTGCGCTGAGTGGCGCTACGACTCCCGCGCCCGGCGCCGGCAGATGACCGATGCGCAGTACTCGGCCGCCCTGCAGGGGTGGCTCGGCGGGCTCGGCGTCGAACCGGAGTGGACGTTCCTTGACCCGTCGGCCGCGTCGATGATGGCGCAGCTGTGGGAGGACGGGCACCCCGGGGTGACCCGGGCCAAGAACGAAGTACTCGACGGCATCCGGTCGGTTGCGACCGCGTTCGGCGCCGGCCTGCTGCGCGTCCACCGCTCGTGTACCGGCCTGCTCGGCGAGCTGCCCGACTACGTGTGGGATGCCGCCGCCGCGGCGGCCGGCGAAGACCGCCCGCTCAAACGCGGGGATCACTCGGTCGACGCGCTGCGGTACGCCGTCCACTCCACCGCGCACGAGTGGCGCCACCTACTACCGCGACCGGGGGTGACGACCGATGCCGCTGCCTGA
- a CDS encoding phage capsid protein, which translates to MPADVARKSASLLFSESPRLTVSDTALQGRLDDLLDEHADRVLLEAAEVSAALGGVYLVAAWDAELGPRPLLTSVHADAALPEFRYGRMVAVTFWEELERTGATVLRRLERHERGRIEHGLYLGTPDNLGRAVPLTEHPTTATVVDSLGPSGAVETGIPQLTAAYWPNIGPNRVHRGSPLGRSDLQGPARDLCDALDETWSSWMRDIRLARARLIVPAGYLRDRGPGLGAAFDEDREVWATLDIPPTETGAGITMNQFAIRVDEHKATSDALVRQIVEAAGYSPSTFGLDGGPAATATEVEARAHDSMVTRKTKVRYASPALADITEALLQLDRALGFSTLTPERPAVAFGPAVAEDPTSTAQTLSLLAQAQAISTETKVRTVHPDWDADAVAAEVQRIHAETGQGMPDPVPAFVS; encoded by the coding sequence ATGCCGGCCGACGTCGCCCGCAAGTCCGCAAGCCTGCTGTTCAGCGAGTCACCGCGGCTGACCGTGTCCGACACCGCCCTGCAGGGGCGCCTCGACGACCTGCTCGACGAGCACGCCGACCGCGTACTGCTGGAGGCCGCAGAGGTTTCCGCCGCACTCGGCGGGGTGTACCTGGTCGCCGCGTGGGATGCCGAGCTCGGCCCCCGCCCGCTTCTCACCTCCGTGCACGCCGATGCCGCGCTGCCCGAGTTCCGATACGGCCGCATGGTCGCCGTGACGTTCTGGGAGGAGCTGGAGCGCACCGGCGCGACCGTGCTGCGCCGGCTGGAGCGGCACGAGCGCGGCCGGATCGAGCACGGCCTGTACCTGGGCACCCCCGACAACTTGGGCCGTGCCGTGCCGCTCACCGAGCACCCGACCACGGCCACCGTGGTCGACTCGCTCGGCCCGTCCGGCGCCGTCGAGACCGGCATCCCCCAGTTGACCGCGGCCTACTGGCCGAACATCGGCCCGAACCGCGTGCACCGGGGCTCGCCGCTCGGCCGCTCCGACCTGCAGGGCCCGGCCCGCGACCTGTGCGACGCCCTCGACGAGACGTGGTCGAGCTGGATGCGCGACATCCGGCTCGCCCGCGCCCGACTCATCGTCCCCGCCGGATACCTGCGCGACCGCGGGCCCGGACTCGGAGCAGCGTTCGACGAGGATCGGGAGGTCTGGGCAACGCTCGACATCCCGCCGACCGAGACCGGCGCCGGCATCACCATGAATCAGTTCGCGATCAGGGTCGACGAGCACAAGGCCACCTCTGACGCGCTGGTGCGGCAGATCGTCGAGGCCGCCGGCTACAGCCCGTCTACGTTCGGACTCGACGGCGGGCCGGCCGCAACCGCGACCGAGGTCGAGGCCCGCGCACACGACAGCATGGTGACTCGCAAAACCAAAGTCCGTTACGCCTCACCCGCGTTGGCAGATATAACCGAGGCACTCCTGCAACTCGACCGCGCGCTCGGCTTCTCCACCCTCACCCCAGAGCGGCCGGCGGTCGCTTTCGGGCCGGCCGTGGCCGAAGACCCAACGTCGACAGCTCAGACCCTGTCCCTGTTGGCGCAGGCGCAGGCGATCAGCACCGAGACCAAAGTCCGCACCGTGCACCCGGATTGGGACGCCGATGCCGTCGCGGCCGAGGTCCAACGCATCCACGCCGAGACCGGACAGGGCATGCCCGACCCGGTCCCGGCGTTCGTCAGCTGA
- a CDS encoding major capsid protein translates to MAITLADARLNAQDDVDMQVIDEFRKSSWLLDNLTFDNVVNPAGGGATLTYGYTRLVAERGAQFRPIGTEYPKQQAKRQRYTVDLSPLGGSFEIDRTLANLGPAATAEVAFQMDQTIKSANAFFSDQVINGKRIATPGAEAGFDGLDRALAGSSTEMGAGASLDWTGATLGTDQGKIHAALDVLDEFLGLLDGTPSGLLGNKKTIARVRSLARRAGYYSRTENAFGQTVESYNGVPFVDLGAVAGSSNPVIPIESRDVDGAGPGAAITGLTDLYAVRLGLDGFHGVSTTGNAIVRQWLPDFSTSGAVKTGEVELGPVAVALKATKAAAVLRNIKVQ, encoded by the coding sequence ATGGCTATCACCCTGGCCGACGCGCGGCTCAACGCGCAGGACGACGTCGACATGCAGGTGATCGACGAGTTCCGAAAGTCCTCGTGGCTGCTCGACAACCTCACCTTCGACAACGTCGTGAACCCCGCTGGTGGCGGCGCGACCCTCACCTATGGATACACGCGGCTCGTGGCAGAGCGCGGCGCGCAGTTCCGCCCGATCGGCACCGAGTACCCCAAGCAGCAGGCCAAGCGGCAGCGGTACACGGTCGACCTGTCGCCGCTCGGCGGTAGCTTCGAGATCGACCGCACGCTCGCCAACCTGGGCCCCGCCGCTACGGCGGAAGTCGCGTTCCAGATGGACCAGACGATCAAGAGCGCGAACGCGTTCTTCTCCGACCAGGTGATCAACGGCAAGCGGATCGCGACCCCGGGCGCTGAGGCTGGTTTCGATGGCCTCGACCGCGCGCTCGCTGGAAGCTCCACCGAGATGGGCGCCGGCGCGTCCCTGGACTGGACCGGCGCGACGCTCGGCACCGATCAGGGCAAGATTCACGCCGCGCTCGACGTCCTCGACGAGTTCCTCGGGCTGCTCGACGGCACCCCGTCGGGCCTGCTCGGCAACAAGAAGACCATTGCCCGTGTGCGCAGTCTGGCGCGTCGGGCCGGCTACTACAGCCGCACCGAGAACGCGTTCGGGCAGACGGTCGAGAGCTACAACGGCGTCCCGTTCGTTGACCTGGGCGCGGTCGCCGGCAGCTCCAACCCCGTGATCCCGATCGAGAGTAGGGACGTTGACGGCGCCGGCCCTGGCGCCGCGATCACGGGCCTTACCGATCTGTACGCGGTCCGGCTGGGCCTCGACGGTTTCCACGGCGTGAGCACCACCGGCAACGCGATCGTGCGGCAGTGGCTGCCCGACTTCTCAACGAGTGGCGCGGTCAAGACTGGTGAGGTCGAGCTCGGCCCCGTCGCGGTCGCGCTCAAGGCGACCAAGGCCGCCGCGGTTCTGCGAAACATCAAGGTGCAGTGA
- a CDS encoding N-acetylmuramoyl-L-alanine amidase: MSWYPAAQRMELQPESDAQPAISPTQFIVHSIAAPWSPGRVFEYWRDSTNLESHFAVGFDGSLAQFIGTQTRADANAAANRRSDGTGAVSLESASNTDHSDPWTPAQVEQIVQLGVWLHHEHGIPLRICRTPDDPGYGYHGLFRAWSTSGTACPGPARIEQWRDVVFPAIVARATGTEPAPDPQPAPAPEQPATPARHRVTIAGLEYGYGAHGPHVRQVGEALIAAGHGSHYAVGPDEDWRDPDTLNYAEWQRQLGYTGSDADGVPGEQSLRRLLGGTLPGEQQVVDLDELIAAARRDPDLPQGGTTYPAAVRPVEAALAAEGLLDSYAGDGSFGSRTVAAYAAWQRQLGYSGPGADGIPGLASLAELARRHGFTVR, encoded by the coding sequence TTGTCCTGGTACCCCGCAGCACAGCGCATGGAGCTGCAGCCCGAATCGGACGCGCAACCGGCTATCTCCCCAACGCAGTTCATCGTGCACTCGATCGCCGCCCCCTGGTCCCCGGGCCGCGTGTTCGAGTACTGGCGCGACTCGACCAACCTCGAAAGTCACTTCGCGGTCGGCTTCGACGGCTCGCTCGCGCAGTTCATCGGCACGCAGACCCGAGCCGACGCCAACGCCGCGGCCAACCGGCGCAGCGACGGCACCGGCGCCGTGTCGCTGGAGTCCGCGAGCAACACCGACCACTCCGACCCGTGGACGCCGGCGCAGGTCGAGCAGATCGTGCAGCTCGGCGTCTGGCTCCACCACGAGCACGGCATCCCGCTGCGCATCTGCCGCACCCCGGATGACCCCGGGTACGGGTATCACGGCCTGTTCCGGGCGTGGTCGACGTCCGGCACCGCCTGCCCCGGGCCGGCCCGGATCGAGCAGTGGCGGGACGTCGTGTTTCCCGCGATCGTGGCCCGGGCCACCGGCACCGAACCCGCCCCGGACCCGCAGCCGGCCCCCGCGCCGGAGCAGCCGGCGACCCCGGCCCGGCATCGCGTGACGATCGCCGGCCTTGAGTACGGCTACGGCGCGCACGGGCCGCACGTGCGGCAGGTCGGCGAGGCACTCATCGCGGCCGGCCACGGCTCGCACTACGCGGTCGGGCCGGATGAGGACTGGCGCGACCCCGACACCCTCAACTACGCCGAGTGGCAGCGGCAGCTCGGCTACACCGGCAGCGACGCCGATGGCGTGCCCGGTGAGCAGTCGCTGCGGCGCCTGCTCGGCGGCACCCTGCCGGGCGAGCAGCAGGTCGTCGACCTCGACGAGCTGATCGCCGCCGCCCGCCGCGATCCCGACCTGCCGCAGGGCGGCACCACCTACCCGGCCGCGGTGCGCCCGGTCGAGGCCGCGCTCGCCGCCGAGGGGCTGCTCGACAGCTACGCCGGCGACGGCTCGTTCGGCTCCCGCACCGTCGCGGCCTACGCCGCGTG
- a CDS encoding minor capsid protein, translating to MADLLDGIARYLQAAGLLTYDPTGTTGDTFIETLPPAPDRAVQLSLYGAGEPDAANPWDERALQVRVRGTADPRISRARAEAIYAALHGLAGIELPGGAWLVLCVAQQTPYPLGVDTTGRHEHTTNYRLDIEGPNRPT from the coding sequence GTGGCTGACCTGCTCGACGGCATCGCCCGATACCTGCAGGCCGCCGGCCTGCTCACCTACGACCCCACCGGCACCACGGGCGACACGTTCATCGAGACCCTGCCGCCGGCGCCCGACCGAGCGGTGCAGCTCTCCCTGTACGGCGCCGGCGAACCCGACGCTGCTAACCCTTGGGACGAGCGCGCTCTGCAGGTCCGGGTGCGCGGCACCGCCGACCCCCGCATCTCCCGCGCCCGCGCAGAGGCGATCTACGCCGCGCTGCACGGGCTCGCCGGCATCGAGCTGCCAGGCGGCGCGTGGCTCGTGCTGTGCGTCGCGCAGCAGACCCCCTACCCGCTCGGCGTCGACACCACGGGCCGGCACGAGCACACCACGAACTACCGCCTCGACATCGAGGGACCCAACCGACCTACCTAG
- a CDS encoding minor capsid protein, whose amino-acid sequence MSPQRSRVTWTGDAVLRAERAGAARGLLAAAEHVLQRSRELVPIEEGTLERSGVASVDEEQLTAAVSYDTPYAARVHEDMNARHDAGRTAKYLERPLVEEAGTVEQIIAAAVRRALRG is encoded by the coding sequence ATGAGCCCCCAACGCTCCCGCGTCACGTGGACCGGCGACGCCGTCCTGCGGGCCGAACGCGCCGGCGCCGCCCGGGGGCTGCTCGCCGCCGCCGAGCACGTGCTGCAACGGTCCCGCGAGCTCGTGCCCATCGAAGAGGGCACCCTCGAACGCTCCGGCGTCGCGTCCGTCGACGAGGAGCAGCTCACCGCCGCAGTGTCCTACGACACCCCGTATGCGGCCAGGGTGCATGAGGACATGAACGCCCGGCACGACGCCGGCCGCACGGCGAAGTACCTCGAACGCCCTCTCGTCGAAGAGGCCGGGACGGTCGAGCAGATCATCGCCGCGGCAGTACGGCGGGCGCTGCGTGGCTGA
- a CDS encoding phage minor capsid protein, translated as MAEDLADRVRYLYADAEQRLLGIVARQLADGLEAPGWAVQKLADVQPLRRAAQGVVDALGTAMTTEIHDLVAEAFNRGARTGLAELGALADVDAGRIAESTPAGRTVDRLAAETIELVTATHRGILRGVEDGYRQVVSEVAATPLLGIDTRRRAAARAMERFADRGLKSFVDRSGRTWQMTSYAEMAVRTAVGRAAVAGQTDRLQAVGVDLVIVSNAPRECPLCRKWEGKLLTLSGPDGRHEVEVEHATDDGRMLRVWVAGSVEEARKAGFQHPNCRHSLSAYTPGETSIVPPMRSDGTGYEAGQRQRAIERQIRKYKNRAAGAMTPEARQVAEQRVRDWQGRMREHLAAHPDLKRLRYREQPGAGNLPEPRRPVPPDAVEAAKVRAGDHRTPAEMSDEQLGAAMRHGTLDKRDRARIEAEATRRDEQALLDRIRPGGRLAENLVEFGDDELARALPLLDDRGVLRIAAELDRRYIDAALPGARRDLIAMSERQLAERARHASGDELAQLAAEADRRQLLADVFPGGRLRDDLSPVADDVLGWAMRYTDPDGAARIADELDRRYPTTPPARAAGHSVEAQLANRATLDAALRPGSLMDDWSWLDQAPDEHPWDRLPAAERWLAEQEWREAGNRQAFSREQVRQMYDEFVYQQWLDAEEHCRGYLLTKKAQRDGVDPLSLFSGPSHVAYARASEELKRYWAEVSPRTTLAEYTEQLTGVRSAAADTARKTGADVRNRF; from the coding sequence ATGGCCGAGGATCTCGCCGACCGGGTGCGCTACCTGTACGCCGATGCCGAGCAGCGTCTGCTCGGCATCGTGGCGCGACAGCTCGCCGACGGATTGGAGGCCCCCGGCTGGGCGGTGCAGAAGCTCGCCGACGTTCAGCCGCTACGCCGTGCGGCGCAGGGGGTCGTCGACGCGCTCGGCACCGCCATGACGACCGAGATACACGACCTGGTCGCCGAAGCCTTCAACCGCGGTGCCCGAACCGGGCTGGCCGAGCTCGGCGCCCTGGCCGACGTCGACGCCGGCCGCATCGCCGAGTCGACGCCGGCCGGCCGCACCGTCGACCGGCTCGCCGCCGAGACGATCGAGCTCGTAACCGCCACCCATCGCGGCATCCTGCGCGGCGTCGAGGACGGATACCGACAGGTCGTCTCCGAGGTCGCCGCTACTCCCCTGCTCGGCATCGACACCCGCCGGCGGGCCGCCGCCCGCGCCATGGAGCGATTCGCCGACCGCGGGCTCAAAAGCTTTGTGGACCGGTCCGGCCGGACATGGCAGATGACGAGCTATGCCGAGATGGCCGTGCGGACCGCCGTCGGCCGCGCCGCGGTCGCCGGCCAAACCGACCGGCTGCAAGCCGTTGGCGTCGACCTGGTGATCGTCTCCAACGCTCCCCGTGAGTGCCCGCTGTGCCGCAAGTGGGAGGGCAAGTTGCTGACTCTGTCCGGCCCGGACGGGCGGCACGAGGTCGAGGTCGAGCACGCCACCGACGACGGCCGCATGCTGCGTGTGTGGGTCGCCGGCAGCGTCGAGGAAGCGCGCAAGGCTGGATTTCAGCACCCCAACTGTCGGCATTCGCTCAGTGCCTACACCCCAGGCGAGACGTCGATCGTGCCGCCGATGCGCTCGGACGGCACCGGCTACGAGGCCGGCCAGAGGCAGCGCGCCATCGAGCGCCAGATCCGCAAGTACAAGAACCGCGCCGCTGGCGCCATGACGCCCGAGGCCCGGCAGGTAGCCGAGCAGCGGGTGCGCGACTGGCAGGGCCGGATGCGCGAGCATCTCGCCGCCCACCCCGACCTGAAACGGCTCCGGTACCGGGAGCAGCCCGGGGCCGGCAACCTGCCCGAGCCCCGCCGGCCGGTGCCGCCGGATGCGGTCGAGGCCGCGAAGGTGCGGGCCGGCGACCACCGGACACCGGCCGAGATGAGCGACGAGCAGCTCGGCGCCGCCATGCGACACGGCACCCTCGACAAGCGCGACCGCGCCCGCATCGAGGCCGAAGCCACCCGGCGGGACGAGCAGGCGCTGCTCGACCGCATCCGGCCCGGCGGCCGGCTCGCCGAGAACCTCGTCGAGTTCGGCGACGACGAGCTCGCCCGCGCGCTGCCACTGCTCGACGACCGCGGGGTGCTCCGCATCGCGGCCGAGCTCGACCGGCGCTACATCGACGCCGCGCTGCCCGGCGCCCGCCGCGACCTGATCGCCATGTCCGAGCGACAGCTCGCCGAACGGGCCCGGCACGCGAGTGGCGACGAGCTCGCCCAGCTCGCCGCGGAAGCCGACCGCCGGCAGCTGCTCGCCGACGTGTTCCCCGGCGGCCGGCTGCGCGACGACCTGTCCCCGGTGGCCGACGACGTGCTCGGGTGGGCGATGCGCTACACCGACCCCGACGGGGCAGCGCGCATCGCCGACGAGCTCGACCGCCGATACCCCACCACGCCGCCCGCCCGGGCGGCCGGACACAGCGTCGAGGCGCAGCTCGCCAACCGGGCCACCCTCGACGCCGCGCTGCGCCCGGGCTCTCTGATGGATGACTGGTCGTGGCTCGACCAGGCGCCCGACGAACACCCGTGGGACCGGCTCCCAGCGGCCGAGCGTTGGCTCGCCGAACAGGAGTGGAGGGAGGCCGGCAACCGGCAGGCGTTCAGCCGCGAGCAGGTGCGGCAGATGTACGACGAGTTCGTGTATCAGCAGTGGCTCGACGCCGAGGAACACTGCCGCGGCTACCTGCTCACCAAAAAGGCGCAGCGCGACGGCGTCGACCCGCTCTCGCTGTTCTCGGGGCCCTCGCACGTCGCCTACGCCCGGGCCAGCGAGGAACTGAAAAGGTACTGGGCCGAGGTGAGTCCGCGGACCACGCTCGCCGAGTACACGGAGCAGCTCACCGGCGTGCGGTCGGCCGCCGCCGACACCGCGCGCAAGACCGGCGCCGACGTCCGCAATCGCTTCTGA
- a CDS encoding phage tail tape measure protein: MALTVGELLAVIDVDDSGAEQGLHRVEAGIRRTAQVVEDEARRGGRQAGRELAEGIADEAEHGADKAGAGIADALGKVKGALIGGAIGAAVMAGLHEAIDQDKQNDLLAAKVGASPQQAAELGKAAGALYSKGYTDSVEAANDALKGLWQQGLVPADATSEQLTKVGGRLQQVADIMGEDVGPTANAVGQMLKTGMAKNADEAFDILVRGTQLGANKAEDLLDTLNEYPTQFRDLGIDGKQAMGLIQQGLQAGARDADIVADAFKELNIRVKDGSAADGLKSLGLNADAMAAAFNKGGPAANAALDQIMDRLRQVKDPTERSKLSFALLGTQAEDLSKALFSMDPSAAVAGLGAVDGAAAKAGDTMRDNASTRLTEFTRGLQQGLVEVLGSKVVPALLAAADWVGTLGSKIGTATAFVREHSTAFSIAAGVITAVMLPTLVSLAVQAATTTATTVTGWAAQSAAAVRSGATFLATNVGILAGWVSQGVAAGAAAVRVVASWVLMGTQSLLQAARMAAAWVLAMGPVGWIIAAVVALVALVVANWDTIRNATAAAWDWIWSKIKAVAGFLVDIFMNFTLPGLLIKHWDSIKSGAVTAWNAVIDFVKAIPQQLVNFFLNWTLVGLIIKHWDSIKSGVVDKATGLIDYVRGLPGRIADGIGNLGSLLLDKGRDVVRGLWEGIKSMGSWLKDTLMGWAKNLIPGPIAKALGIHSPSRVMARDIGRWIPAGIVSGIEGGQPALARTMRDLVDVPDTPALTAAVRVAPAPVPATAGAYGTAGAGQFGPAGPLLHIDNFHAGGMSPDQTAAALGWELKRRG, encoded by the coding sequence GTGGCACTGACCGTGGGCGAGCTGCTCGCCGTGATCGACGTCGACGACTCCGGGGCCGAACAGGGCCTGCACCGCGTCGAGGCCGGCATCCGCCGTACCGCGCAGGTCGTCGAGGACGAGGCCCGGCGCGGCGGCCGGCAGGCCGGGCGCGAACTTGCCGAGGGAATCGCCGACGAGGCCGAGCACGGCGCCGACAAGGCCGGCGCCGGCATCGCCGACGCGCTCGGCAAGGTCAAGGGCGCGCTGATCGGTGGCGCGATCGGCGCCGCCGTCATGGCCGGCCTGCACGAGGCGATCGACCAGGACAAGCAGAACGACCTACTCGCCGCCAAGGTCGGCGCCTCACCCCAGCAGGCCGCCGAGCTCGGCAAGGCGGCCGGCGCCCTCTACTCCAAGGGCTACACGGACAGCGTCGAGGCCGCCAACGACGCGTTGAAGGGGCTTTGGCAGCAGGGACTCGTACCGGCCGATGCAACGTCCGAGCAGCTGACCAAGGTTGGCGGCCGGCTGCAGCAGGTCGCCGACATCATGGGCGAGGACGTCGGCCCGACCGCGAACGCTGTCGGCCAGATGCTCAAAACGGGAATGGCGAAGAATGCCGACGAGGCATTCGACATTCTCGTACGCGGCACGCAGCTCGGCGCCAACAAAGCCGAGGATCTACTCGACACGCTAAACGAATACCCGACCCAATTCCGGGATCTCGGCATCGATGGCAAGCAAGCCATGGGCCTTATCCAGCAGGGTTTGCAGGCCGGCGCGCGCGATGCGGATATCGTCGCCGACGCCTTCAAGGAACTCAACATCCGAGTTAAGGATGGGAGCGCCGCCGACGGACTCAAGTCGCTTGGACTGAATGCCGATGCGATGGCCGCAGCTTTCAACAAGGGCGGGCCGGCGGCGAACGCTGCGCTTGACCAGATCATGGATCGGCTGCGGCAGGTCAAAGACCCGACGGAACGCTCGAAGCTGTCTTTCGCACTTCTGGGAACTCAGGCCGAGGACCTATCGAAAGCTCTTTTCTCGATGGACCCGTCGGCCGCGGTCGCCGGTCTGGGCGCCGTCGACGGGGCAGCCGCGAAGGCCGGCGACACGATGCGCGACAACGCGAGCACCCGCCTTACCGAGTTCACTCGCGGACTGCAGCAGGGCCTCGTCGAGGTGCTCGGCTCCAAGGTTGTGCCCGCGCTGCTCGCCGCCGCGGATTGGGTCGGCACGCTCGGCAGCAAGATCGGCACGGCAACGGCGTTTGTGCGCGAGCACAGCACGGCGTTCTCAATCGCGGCCGGCGTCATCACGGCTGTCATGCTGCCGACCCTGGTATCGCTGGCGGTGCAGGCCGCGACCACGACCGCGACCACCGTCACGGGCTGGGCTGCTCAGTCGGCCGCCGCGGTCCGCTCTGGCGCTACCTTCCTCGCGACCAACGTCGGCATCTTGGCCGGTTGGGTGTCGCAGGGGGTCGCGGCCGGCGCCGCCGCGGTGCGAGTCGTCGCGTCGTGGGTCCTCATGGGCACACAGAGCCTGCTGCAGGCCGCCCGGATGGCTGCCGCCTGGGTGCTCGCTATGGGCCCGGTCGGCTGGATCATCGCCGCCGTGGTCGCCCTGGTCGCGCTCGTCGTGGCCAACTGGGACACGATCCGCAACGCGACGGCCGCAGCCTGGGATTGGATCTGGTCCAAGATTAAGGCCGTCGCCGGATTCCTCGTCGACATCTTCATGAATTTCACGCTCCCCGGACTCCTGATCAAACACTGGGATTCCATCAAGTCGGGAGCAGTGACCGCCTGGAATGCCGTCATCGATTTCGTAAAGGCGATCCCGCAGCAGCTCGTCAACTTCTTTCTCAACTGGACTTTGGTCGGCCTGATCATCAAGCACTGGGACTCGATCAAATCCGGAGTCGTCGATAAGGCAACGGGCCTGATCGACTATGTGCGTGGGCTTCCGGGCCGCATAGCGGACGGAATCGGAAACCTGGGCTCTCTCCTGCTCGACAAGGGGCGCGACGTCGTGCGCGGCCTGTGGGAGGGAATCAAGTCCATGGGCTCATGGCTGAAAGACACCCTGATGGGCTGGGCCAAGAATTTGATTCCCGGGCCGATCGCTAAGGCGCTCGGCATCCATTCGCCGTCGCGCGTCATGGCGCGCGATATCGGCCGCTGGATTCCCGCCGGCATCGTGAGCGGCATCGAGGGCGGGCAGCCCGCACTCGCCCGCACCATGCGCGATCTCGTCGACGTCCCCGACACCCCGGCACTGACGGCCGCGGTGCGCGTCGCCCCGGCGCCCGTGCCGGCCACCGCCGGCGCCTACGGGACCGCCGGCGCAGGGCAGTTCGGCCCGGCCGGGCCGCTGCTGCACATCGACAACTTCCACGCCGGCGGCATGTCACCGGACCAGACGGCCGCGGCACTCGGCTGGGAGCTCAAGCGAAGGGGGTGA